A portion of the Bacteroides faecium genome contains these proteins:
- the tpx gene encoding thiol peroxidase: MATTNFKGQPVKLIGEFIQVGKVAPDFELVKTDLSSFSLKDLNGKNVILNIFPSLDTSVCATSVRKFNKMAAGMKDTVVLAISKDLPFAHARFCTTEGIENVVPLSDFRFSDFDESYGVRMADGPLAGLLARAVVVIGKDGKVAYTELVPEITQEPDYDKALAAIK, translated from the coding sequence ATGGCAACAACAAATTTCAAAGGACAACCGGTGAAACTGATCGGTGAATTTATACAAGTAGGTAAAGTCGCTCCTGACTTCGAATTGGTAAAAACAGATTTATCTTCTTTCTCTCTGAAAGACTTGAATGGTAAAAATGTGATTTTGAATATTTTCCCGAGTCTGGATACAAGCGTATGCGCTACGTCTGTACGTAAGTTTAATAAGATGGCTGCCGGCATGAAGGATACAGTCGTATTGGCTATCTCTAAAGACCTTCCGTTTGCACACGCTCGTTTCTGTACGACCGAAGGCATCGAGAACGTGGTTCCATTGTCGGATTTCCGCTTCTCTGATTTTGATGAAAGTTACGGTGTACGTATGGCGGACGGCCCATTGGCGGGACTTTTGGCACGTGCGGTAGTCGTAATCGGTAAAGATGGTAAAGTGGCTTATACGGAGCTTGTTCCTGAAATTACACAGGAGCCTGACTATGACAAGGCACTCGCAGCGATAAAATAA
- a CDS encoding HdeD family acid-resistance protein yields the protein METVFNEIQHSVKNWWTSLLLGIVYVIVALWLMFSPLSSYVALSIVFSVSMLISGILEIIFALSNKKGVPSWGWYVVGGLIDLVLGIYLVAYPLVSMEVIPFIIAFWLMFRGFSSTGYSIDLKRYGTRDWGWYMAFGILAILCSLLILWQPAVGALYAVYMISFTFLIIGLFRIMLSFELKNLHKRK from the coding sequence ATGGAAACTGTATTTAATGAGATTCAACACTCGGTAAAAAACTGGTGGACTTCCCTTCTTTTAGGTATTGTATATGTTATTGTAGCCCTTTGGCTCATGTTCTCCCCCTTGAGCAGTTATGTAGCTCTCAGCATCGTTTTCAGCGTATCCATGCTGATAAGCGGTATCCTGGAAATCATCTTTGCCCTTAGTAATAAGAAAGGTGTACCCAGTTGGGGATGGTATGTCGTAGGCGGATTGATTGACCTCGTCCTGGGTATCTACCTGGTTGCCTATCCGCTAGTCAGCATGGAAGTTATTCCGTTCATCATAGCCTTCTGGCTGATGTTCCGCGGCTTCTCCTCTACCGGCTATTCCATCGACCTGAAACGTTACGGAACCCGCGACTGGGGCTGGTATATGGCTTTCGGTATCCTCGCCATCCTCTGCTCGCTATTGATATTGTGGCAACCTGCCGTCGGAGCACTCTACGCAGTGTACATGATTTCTTTTACTTTCCTCATTATCGGACTTTTCCGCATCATGCTTTCATTTGAACTAAAAAATCTGCATAAAAGAAAATAA
- a CDS encoding DUF4494 domain-containing protein — protein MAMHTWFECKIRYEKVMENGMQKKVTEPYLVDALSFTEAEARIIEEMTPFMTGEFTVSDIKRANYSELFPSDEESADRWFKCKLIFITLDEKSGAEKKTSTQVLVQAADLRDAVKKLDEGMKGTMADYQIGMVSETPLMDVYPYSAGPNDKPEFDPSKA, from the coding sequence ATGGCAATGCATACATGGTTTGAATGTAAAATCCGTTATGAGAAAGTAATGGAGAACGGAATGCAAAAAAAAGTAACCGAACCTTATCTCGTTGACGCGCTTAGCTTTACAGAAGCCGAAGCACGCATCATCGAAGAAATGACTCCGTTTATGACCGGAGAGTTTACCGTTTCTGACATCAAACGTGCCAATTATAGCGAACTTTTTCCCAGCGACGAAGAAAGTGCCGACCGCTGGTTCAAATGCAAACTTATTTTCATCACGCTGGATGAAAAAAGCGGTGCGGAGAAAAAGACTTCCACACAAGTATTGGTACAGGCTGCCGACTTGCGTGACGCAGTGAAGAAACTGGACGAAGGCATGAAGGGAACAATGGCGGATTATCAAATCGGCATGGTGTCCGAGACGCCGTTAATGGACGTTTATCCATACAGTGCCGGCCCGAATGACAAACCGGAGTTTGATCCGTCAAAAGCATAA
- a CDS encoding YggS family pyridoxal phosphate-dependent enzyme, whose amino-acid sequence MSIADNLKQVLAELPQGVRLVAVSKFHPNEAIEEAYQAGQRIFGESKVQEMTAKYESLPKDIEWHFIGHLQSNKIKYMIPYVAMIHGIDTYKLLTEVNKQAVKAGRAVNCLLQIHVAQEETKFGFSPAECKEMLNAGEWKELTHVRICGLMGMASNTDNIEQINREFCLLDRLFNELKETWFAGSDDFRELSMGMSHDYHEAIAAGSTLVRVGSKIFGERNYNI is encoded by the coding sequence ATGAGTATTGCTGACAATTTAAAGCAAGTGCTGGCCGAACTCCCCCAAGGAGTCCGGCTGGTTGCTGTCTCAAAGTTCCATCCCAATGAAGCGATAGAAGAAGCATATCAGGCGGGACAGCGTATTTTTGGAGAAAGCAAAGTGCAGGAAATGACAGCTAAATACGAAAGTTTGCCCAAAGACATCGAATGGCATTTTATCGGACACCTGCAAAGTAACAAAATCAAGTACATGATACCATACGTAGCTATGATACATGGAATTGACACTTACAAATTACTGACAGAAGTCAACAAGCAAGCTGTCAAAGCAGGACGCGCCGTAAACTGCCTGTTACAGATACACGTAGCGCAGGAAGAGACAAAATTCGGTTTCAGCCCTGCAGAATGCAAGGAGATGCTGAACGCCGGAGAATGGAAAGAACTGACCCACGTGCGCATCTGCGGGTTGATGGGAATGGCTAGCAACACCGATAATATTGAACAAATCAACCGGGAATTCTGTTTACTTGATAGGCTCTTTAATGAGCTCAAAGAAACTTGGTTCGCCGGCTCGGATGATTTCCGGGAGTTGTCGATGGGAATGTCACACGACTATCACGAAGCAATTGCCGCAGGAAGTACCTTGGTACGGGTGGGAAGCAAGATTTTCGGAGAACGCAATTATAATATTTAA
- a CDS encoding dihydroorotate dehydrogenase-like protein, producing the protein MTDLKTTFAGLSLRNPIIISSSGLTNSVGKNKKLAEEGAGAIVLKSLFEEQIMLEAEQLRDPAFSAEGSDYLEEYIREHKLSEYLSLIKESKKVCPIPIIASINCYSDSEWVDFAKQIEEAGADALEINILALQSDVQYAYGSFEQRHIDILRHIKKTISIPVIMKLGDNLTNPVALIDQLYANGAAAVVLFNRFYQPDINIEKLEHISGEVFSNASDLATPLRWIGIASAAVDKIDYAASGGVANAESVVKAILAGASAVEVCSAVYLNTNAFIGEATRFLSAWMARKGFNSIAQFKGKLNTKDVKGINTFERTQFLKYFGKKE; encoded by the coding sequence ATGACCGATTTAAAAACTACTTTCGCAGGGCTTTCTCTCAGAAACCCTATCATTATCAGTAGCTCGGGACTGACCAACAGTGTCGGCAAAAATAAAAAGCTGGCCGAAGAAGGTGCCGGCGCTATCGTCCTGAAATCACTGTTCGAAGAACAGATTATGCTGGAAGCAGAACAACTGCGTGATCCGGCTTTCTCTGCTGAAGGCAGCGATTATCTGGAAGAGTATATCCGTGAACACAAGTTGTCCGAATACCTGAGTTTGATTAAGGAAAGCAAGAAGGTTTGTCCTATTCCTATCATTGCCAGTATCAACTGCTACTCTGATTCCGAATGGGTGGACTTTGCCAAGCAAATCGAAGAAGCCGGTGCCGACGCATTGGAAATCAATATCCTTGCGTTGCAGTCGGACGTACAATATGCGTATGGTTCTTTTGAGCAACGTCACATTGATATTCTCCGCCACATCAAAAAGACAATCAGTATTCCGGTTATCATGAAACTGGGTGACAACCTGACGAATCCCGTAGCACTGATCGACCAGCTCTACGCTAACGGTGCGGCAGCAGTTGTCCTCTTCAACCGTTTCTATCAGCCGGACATCAATATCGAGAAACTGGAGCACATCTCCGGTGAAGTATTCAGCAATGCTTCCGACCTCGCCACTCCGCTTCGCTGGATTGGAATTGCGTCGGCCGCAGTAGACAAAATCGACTATGCGGCATCTGGTGGTGTTGCCAATGCAGAATCAGTAGTAAAAGCGATTCTTGCCGGCGCATCGGCCGTAGAAGTATGTAGCGCTGTCTACCTGAACACCAACGCATTCATCGGAGAAGCGACACGCTTCCTCTCCGCATGGATGGCACGAAAAGGTTTCAACAGCATTGCCCAGTTCAAAGGCAAACTGAATACGAAGGATGTGAAAGGTATCAATACCTTCGAACGTACGCAATTCTTGAAATATTTCGGGAAGAAAGAATAA